Proteins encoded in a region of the Petroclostridium xylanilyticum genome:
- a CDS encoding DUF7686 domain-containing protein: MNRCQWCGKDSSGYGMVVLTIKEGEPPQSICEDCYNRYMADALGVEDYKNFKKEATFKDCDGIEHCFQIRKKIHPTGICWEAVEFTGVDKIGYSFEVHQDFEEDSNYALKRLYKKIRKGLSQKFIKREVFQGHELISFKGNIVEGRIEWDDRYDDRTPKFIIDGQEYSLEEFGRMMMSCEGWNFKLEIIEPTD, translated from the coding sequence ATGAATAGATGTCAATGGTGTGGAAAAGACTCTAGCGGGTATGGCATGGTAGTATTAACTATAAAAGAAGGTGAGCCGCCCCAGTCTATATGTGAAGACTGCTATAACAGATATATGGCTGATGCTTTAGGAGTTGAAGACTATAAGAATTTTAAGAAAGAAGCAACTTTTAAAGATTGTGATGGAATAGAACACTGCTTTCAAATAAGAAAGAAAATTCATCCAACAGGTATTTGTTGGGAAGCGGTAGAGTTTACAGGGGTAGATAAAATAGGATATTCCTTTGAGGTACATCAGGATTTTGAAGAAGATTCAAATTATGCCTTAAAAAGGCTTTATAAAAAGATAAGAAAAGGATTATCACAAAAGTTCATAAAAAGAGAAGTATTTCAAGGACATGAACTTATTTCTTTTAAAGGTAATATAGTAGAAGGACGTATTGAATGGGATGATAGATATGATGATAGAACACCCAAATTTATCATAGACGGTCAGGAATACAGCCTAGAAGAATTCGGTAGGATGATGATGTCTTGTGAAGGATGGAACTTTAAGTTAGAGATTATAGAACCTACAGATTAG
- a CDS encoding ADP-ribosylglycohydrolase family protein, which yields MDRYERILGGLFGVACGDALGGTLEFISKDEIKRKYGYLKDIIGGGCWDLAPGEVTDDTMMTIAVAEGILDNPENPIGDIGKHFIKWYDSKPKDIGNIIRIALSEYKRSSDWMKTAYYAHQTTGGMSAGNGSLMRCLPVALYYNDAEKMLEITASQSLLTHYDQKATDACQFYNLLVYQYLNGKPKVPCIREYIEKYPEYKQVFQLSKDELKPTGYVFDTLICALWCFINTSSFEDAVCQAANLGGDADTIAAITGGMAGVYYGYDAIPDRWKGKILVKEQLTSIAKRIIKGNRKV from the coding sequence ATGGATAGATATGAACGCATACTCGGAGGGCTTTTTGGCGTTGCCTGTGGAGATGCCCTTGGCGGAACGCTGGAATTCATCTCAAAGGATGAGATTAAAAGGAAATATGGATATTTAAAGGATATTATAGGTGGAGGCTGTTGGGATTTAGCACCTGGAGAAGTGACGGACGATACTATGATGACTATTGCTGTCGCAGAAGGCATCCTGGACAACCCAGAGAATCCTATCGGAGATATCGGAAAACACTTTATTAAATGGTATGATAGTAAACCCAAGGACATAGGCAACATTATCCGAATTGCACTTAGCGAGTATAAACGAAGCAGTGACTGGATGAAAACAGCCTACTACGCCCATCAGACAACAGGTGGTATGAGTGCTGGGAATGGTTCACTTATGAGATGCTTGCCAGTTGCGTTATATTATAATGACGCTGAAAAAATGCTGGAGATAACTGCTTCACAAAGCCTGCTTACCCATTATGACCAGAAAGCAACGGATGCCTGCCAGTTTTATAATCTGTTAGTTTACCAGTATCTCAATGGTAAGCCTAAAGTGCCTTGTATAAGAGAGTACATAGAAAAGTATCCAGAATATAAGCAGGTATTCCAGTTATCAAAAGATGAATTGAAGCCAACGGGATATGTGTTTGATACTTTGATATGTGCATTATGGTGTTTTATTAACACCTCATCCTTTGAGGATGCCGTATGCCAAGCAGCCAACCTTGGTGGAGATGCAGACACTATAGCCGCTATTACAGGAGGAATGGCTGGGGTGTACTATGGCTATGATGCTATCCCTGACAGGTGGAAGGGAAAGATATTGGTAAAAGAGCAGTTAACTTCTATTGCAAAGAGGATAATAAAGGGTAATAGGAAAGTATAG
- a CDS encoding DUF3908 family protein, with product MNVDFKEIKDYFYNNRYNNNTDRKYASMFEKVSQVIDENDILYFYPKYLFVDEKTLQLYFVLKNNKFIKVSINGDKHIVIEYFNINKIKSVTYECPLDDYGDYRLTLLFEEKVEEITFNSKEDTDEGWKYKFDEAICSIAKYFCTNK from the coding sequence ATGAATGTAGATTTTAAAGAAATTAAGGATTACTTTTATAACAACCGTTACAACAATAATACCGACCGTAAATATGCAAGTATGTTTGAAAAAGTTTCACAAGTAATTGATGAGAATGATATATTATATTTTTATCCAAAATACTTATTTGTTGATGAAAAAACTTTACAGTTATATTTTGTCTTAAAGAACAACAAATTTATTAAAGTTTCGATTAATGGTGATAAGCATATAGTTATAGAATATTTTAATATAAACAAAATTAAGAGTGTTACTTATGAATGTCCTTTAGATGATTATGGCGACTATAGGTTAACTTTGCTTTTTGAAGAAAAGGTAGAAGAAATTACATTTAACAGCAAAGAGGATACAGATGAGGGTTGGAAATATAAATTTGATGAAGCAATATGCAGCATTGCAAAATACTTTTGCACAAATAAATAA
- a CDS encoding toll/interleukin-1 receptor domain-containing protein: protein MSKEHPSVFISYSWDSEEHENWVTVLAAKLRENGVDATIDKFETQSKTVNLNRMMIEKIKNSDNILLILTENYAKKADTFQGGVGYETNLLIRYIKDNPDKIILIMRHKGDYRKAVPFYLEGFHFIDFSHDDQFDIKFDELLHRIYQVDVIDVPKVGAKPKLKSKKIIYDRTVNEITNIIPNFKEITDLDKNKFMKQSYSKILSLLYEFAEQTKQKNNNFDYDKDIVHNQKTILRFYINGMEKYAVKIWLGNLFSGKNQNIYLSYGRFNIDSDNSFNDVVECEVTKTKDLKLKMTMNFMTGSNASDAYGIAAEIWKQIVQYLNH, encoded by the coding sequence ATGTCCAAAGAACATCCTTCGGTATTTATCAGTTATAGTTGGGATAGTGAGGAACACGAAAACTGGGTAACAGTTTTAGCGGCTAAATTAAGGGAAAACGGTGTTGATGCAACGATTGATAAATTTGAAACGCAAAGTAAGACTGTTAATTTGAATAGGATGATGATAGAAAAAATAAAAAATAGTGATAATATCTTACTTATTCTTACTGAAAACTATGCTAAGAAAGCAGACACCTTCCAGGGCGGAGTTGGCTATGAGACAAATTTATTAATACGATATATAAAAGATAATCCAGATAAGATAATTCTAATAATGAGGCATAAGGGAGACTATAGAAAGGCTGTTCCATTTTATTTGGAAGGGTTTCATTTCATTGACTTTTCACATGATGACCAATTTGATATTAAGTTTGATGAATTACTGCATAGGATTTATCAGGTAGATGTAATTGATGTACCAAAGGTAGGAGCCAAACCCAAATTGAAATCAAAGAAAATTATTTATGATAGGACAGTAAACGAAATTACTAATATAATTCCCAATTTTAAAGAAATAACGGATTTGGATAAAAACAAATTTATGAAACAAAGTTACTCTAAAATATTATCGCTTTTATACGAATTTGCGGAACAGACCAAACAAAAGAATAATAATTTTGATTACGATAAAGATATTGTACATAATCAAAAGACTATATTGAGATTTTATATTAACGGTATGGAAAAGTATGCAGTTAAGATTTGGCTTGGAAATTTATTTAGTGGTAAAAATCAAAATATTTATTTGTCATATGGAAGATTTAATATTGATAGCGATAATTCGTTTAATGATGTAGTTGAATGTGAAGTAACTAAAACTAAAGATTTAAAATTAAAAATGACAATGAATTTTATGACGGGAAGTAATGCGAGTGATGCATACGGAATTGCCGCTGAAATATGGAAACAAATTGTTCAATATTTAAACCATTAA
- a CDS encoding DEAD/DEAH box helicase, with product MSNFNLLCEPIKNGIVTKLGWRNLTPVQELSFPEIISGKNAIILAPTAGGKTEAAFLPVLNVVYSEKLEPISVIYVSPIKALLNNQEERLKKLSSFIYSDVFKWHGDVESSEKRKFYKNPSQILMITPESLEVILMSQKVDKKELFKNIRFIVIDEIHAFADSERGIHLMAVVERIQSFSKFDIQRIGLSATVGNPHEILKWMQGSSTREGIVINPPKEKKPKKIEIKYVDETKDDFQKEIAKRIFGKKALFFSNSRTAAEELKLLIEGSGIDCHVHHSSINKYFREIAEEKFKIGNNTAIIATSTLELGIDIGDLDIVLQLDSPNSVSSFLQRLGRTGRRENSIAHFVFFPTDKEKLVFSIAILNLAIRGWVEDVYLVRKAYDILFQQILAITLSTMGTDLESIYELFKNIYSFSEVSKEDFMFLIKHMVENKYLMYERGKIFIDTETEKKFGARNFITLYSAFDTNKEFTVKYKNRPIGSLERWFVNALGDNFQFVLAGRCWQTDKIDYDRGILYVIEAEYARPPKWMSEGGFVSFELAQEYLNVLTSNEAYNFLNKTELDLLDEIRYEERSFGLERGKILIEESKNDYIFYTYAGNRVNYTLATVLSLINRYYDIVGVTWKGFKLRCRDKEFKINFDIISEEINKIRTNPNYFEEDKITELIERVPDITTSKFQRYLPQELRRKQLFDYIYDLEKTKEFIKENQIKILKIYY from the coding sequence ATGAGTAACTTTAATCTCTTATGTGAGCCAATTAAAAATGGAATTGTAACAAAATTGGGGTGGAGAAATCTAACGCCGGTGCAAGAGTTGAGTTTCCCTGAAATTATAAGTGGTAAAAATGCTATTATTCTTGCACCTACTGCCGGAGGTAAAACAGAAGCCGCTTTTTTACCAGTACTAAACGTAGTATATTCAGAGAAATTAGAACCTATATCCGTAATTTATGTATCACCTATAAAAGCACTATTAAATAATCAGGAAGAAAGGCTGAAAAAACTTTCTTCTTTTATATATTCGGATGTTTTTAAGTGGCATGGGGATGTAGAAAGTAGCGAAAAGAGAAAGTTCTATAAAAATCCTTCTCAAATTTTAATGATTACCCCTGAGTCCCTTGAAGTGATTTTGATGAGCCAAAAAGTTGATAAAAAGGAACTATTTAAAAATATAAGATTTATAGTAATAGATGAGATACATGCATTTGCGGATAGTGAAAGAGGTATCCATCTTATGGCTGTTGTTGAAAGAATACAATCATTTTCAAAATTCGATATACAACGAATAGGTCTTTCTGCAACAGTAGGAAATCCGCATGAAATTTTAAAGTGGATGCAGGGAAGCAGTACTAGGGAAGGAATAGTAATTAATCCTCCAAAAGAAAAGAAACCTAAAAAAATTGAAATAAAGTATGTGGATGAGACAAAAGATGATTTTCAGAAGGAGATTGCGAAAAGGATTTTTGGGAAAAAAGCACTGTTCTTTTCAAATAGCAGAACAGCAGCAGAAGAATTAAAACTGCTTATTGAAGGTAGTGGTATAGATTGTCATGTGCATCATTCTTCTATTAATAAATATTTTAGAGAAATTGCAGAAGAAAAATTTAAGATAGGCAATAATACTGCTATAATAGCAACAAGTACACTGGAACTTGGTATAGATATAGGAGACCTTGATATTGTTTTGCAGTTAGATTCACCTAATTCCGTATCTTCTTTCTTGCAGAGACTTGGTAGAACGGGAAGAAGGGAGAACAGTATTGCACATTTTGTGTTTTTCCCTACCGATAAGGAGAAACTTGTTTTCTCAATTGCAATATTGAATTTAGCAATTAGAGGATGGGTAGAAGATGTTTATCTTGTAAGAAAGGCTTATGATATACTGTTTCAACAAATATTGGCAATTACCTTATCAACTATGGGAACTGACTTGGAATCCATTTATGAATTATTTAAAAATATATACTCATTTTCAGAAGTATCTAAAGAAGATTTTATGTTTTTAATTAAGCATATGGTGGAGAACAAGTATTTGATGTATGAAAGAGGAAAGATATTTATTGATACTGAAACAGAAAAAAAGTTTGGGGCAAGGAATTTTATAACCTTATACTCTGCTTTTGATACTAATAAAGAGTTTACAGTTAAATATAAAAATCGTCCTATAGGAAGTTTAGAAAGATGGTTTGTAAATGCATTAGGGGATAATTTTCAGTTTGTGCTTGCAGGCAGGTGCTGGCAAACAGATAAAATTGACTATGATAGAGGTATTTTATATGTTATTGAAGCCGAATATGCACGACCTCCAAAATGGATGTCTGAAGGTGGTTTTGTATCATTTGAATTGGCTCAAGAGTATTTAAATGTACTAACGTCAAATGAGGCATACAATTTCTTAAATAAGACGGAACTTGATTTGTTAGATGAAATTCGTTATGAAGAAAGAAGTTTTGGATTAGAAAGAGGTAAAATACTTATTGAAGAAAGCAAAAACGATTATATTTTTTATACATATGCGGGGAATAGAGTAAATTATACGTTGGCAACAGTATTATCTTTAATTAATAGATATTATGATATTGTAGGAGTAACTTGGAAGGGATTTAAACTTCGATGCAGAGATAAAGAATTTAAAATCAATTTTGATATTATATCGGAAGAAATAAATAAGATTAGAACTAATCCAAACTACTTTGAGGAAGACAAAATAACAGAATTAATTGAAAGAGTACCTGATATTACTACATCAAAATTTCAAAGATATTTACCGCAGGAATTAAGAAGAAAACAGTTGTTTGATTATATTTATGACCTTGAGAAAACAAAGGAATTTATTAAAGAAAATCAAATTAAGATATTAAAAATCTATTATTAA
- the brxD gene encoding BREX system ATP-binding protein BrxD, which produces MSEVLKDIINALRNGTVPAEGTEYIAVGIDEELKEIESQLEYVRKDKSAFKFIIGDYGSGKTFFSTAVREMAFSKNFVVSSVVISSEAPLHNFEELYRKIMGGLRVADNKKIPAFSIILEEWLLDLEDKVSAIEGISPEDNEEEFKKAMDKKINEELLVVGSIASSFANSIRAFYNAKYKGDTILAQAAVGWLKGENIGIEIKRKLGVTGSVKRENSFEFFRALLHMIKSTGYEGLVIILDEVETVQKLPRKDMRDQAYENLRLFIDETDRNGFPNCYFLYTGTDELMESEKGFKSYEPIYQRVKVEKDEKHRNLRQPLIYLEKFNNDKLIQISQKVKQIHGQVYNWNPELKITEHFIEKLVKEVTSGFGGEIKVGPRGYLRVFVDILDKAQMYDDYIPEEQFKFNDELINKAVEVEKETAHIVNF; this is translated from the coding sequence ATGAGTGAAGTTCTTAAAGATATAATAAATGCACTTCGAAATGGCACAGTTCCAGCGGAAGGAACAGAATATATTGCCGTTGGCATTGATGAAGAATTAAAAGAGATTGAAAGTCAGTTGGAATATGTAAGAAAAGATAAAAGTGCATTTAAATTTATTATAGGTGATTATGGTTCAGGTAAAACATTTTTTAGTACGGCAGTTAGAGAAATGGCATTTAGCAAGAATTTTGTTGTATCTTCTGTTGTCATATCATCTGAAGCCCCGTTACATAACTTTGAAGAATTATATAGAAAAATAATGGGGGGATTAAGAGTAGCAGATAATAAGAAAATACCTGCTTTTTCTATAATCCTTGAAGAATGGCTTTTAGATTTGGAGGATAAAGTTTCAGCAATTGAAGGAATATCACCTGAAGACAATGAGGAAGAGTTTAAAAAGGCTATGGACAAGAAGATAAATGAGGAGTTGCTTGTTGTAGGTTCAATAGCATCTTCATTTGCTAACTCCATACGGGCATTTTATAATGCTAAATATAAAGGCGATACTATATTAGCCCAGGCTGCAGTAGGGTGGTTAAAAGGTGAGAATATAGGCATAGAAATAAAGAGAAAACTTGGTGTAACTGGTTCTGTAAAAAGAGAGAACTCATTTGAGTTTTTCAGGGCATTGCTTCATATGATAAAAAGCACAGGATATGAAGGCCTTGTGATAATATTAGATGAAGTTGAAACGGTGCAAAAACTACCACGAAAAGATATGAGAGACCAAGCATATGAAAATTTAAGGCTTTTCATTGATGAAACAGATAGAAATGGATTTCCAAACTGCTATTTTCTGTATACTGGTACTGACGAGTTGATGGAAAGTGAGAAGGGTTTTAAGAGTTATGAACCTATTTATCAAAGAGTAAAAGTAGAAAAAGATGAAAAACATAGAAATTTAAGACAACCATTAATTTATCTTGAGAAATTTAATAACGATAAATTAATTCAGATATCCCAAAAAGTAAAGCAGATACATGGACAAGTTTATAATTGGAACCCAGAGTTAAAAATTACAGAGCATTTTATTGAGAAACTTGTCAAGGAAGTGACTTCAGGCTTTGGAGGAGAAATTAAGGTAGGTCCAAGAGGTTATTTAAGGGTTTTTGTTGATATATTAGACAAGGCACAGATGTATGATGACTATATACCTGAAGAGCAGTTTAAATTTAATGATGAATTAATAAATAAAGCAGTTGAAGTAGAAAAGGAAACTGCACACATAGTTAACTTTTAG
- a CDS encoding PglZ domain-containing protein, producing the protein MEDSYKYYLGKFIEKKTTFSKPFMMYLDKSGVLDGCDEINVYIYPYKLVSIEENVIFRAYYEHIKHKCEDRYIFALKNEGLLEKLQDFIKRADGGRVNNIDIKDVLDTVEEDLLWHERINHYSVSDVRNIFNELIHYRKKFKKKMINMEEVDRIVLSALYDMDATSIDGDADCYIFYKNIIELHGGINQKNYATDIKELLCKVFYDNGGELMHSVINQGVFNEFEKLMWTCYILDFFNKLNGDNVKKVIGLEFVKVEAFERYYKDLVTQVKIIEKKDKKLFVSMKDRAEKWVLDSGIDLYSVEQNHIQFIKENITSYICVLDGIRNIIKEFNIEGLKKVFKYGLENLQEVKETLKDIPYTTENTNKVKSFFNDFVELMSLVESIEKDSVRITSLNLYTDWVDLYRDKLSNLQYLLSKIRFSDEWNIIEKGRYAALDRRISNLLNKFRKTFAEFYIKNYKSWISSDYGPSRPILSSDIEKIVDLKDDKIFIIIFDGMRYDAWINVVYKYFKDILLNRETSIKSSFSLLPSITAISREAIYRNIIDNNKENVTYVTKSESYLKQDDIEGNLLLDKKINIFIYNMFDKDGHRATEDLYLFYAKQEKVFENSIKTLINKIPDNASVVIAADHGMMRVDEYINIKDVDGLTTVKPRFLESKHYIELEDGITLDNYILSYTNRGYFIGGGEKDFYSHGGCSIEEVIIPFIYARPLPSSKFTSYTVTKTIDSTGETVIFHDGKKLKLPFKINDKEHVFLTNLYRFNSLNTKDIEKIFKNQFGNAGLIDGMLRRFIKKLQGAGIKIIDTTSAGEFIVYKINTENLFGGGWNE; encoded by the coding sequence ATGGAGGATAGTTATAAGTATTATCTTGGTAAGTTTATAGAAAAAAAGACTACATTTTCAAAGCCCTTTATGATGTACCTTGATAAAAGTGGTGTTTTGGATGGATGTGATGAGATAAATGTTTATATCTATCCATATAAATTAGTATCTATTGAAGAGAATGTAATCTTTAGAGCCTATTATGAACACATAAAACATAAATGTGAGGATAGATATATATTTGCTCTCAAGAATGAAGGATTACTAGAGAAACTCCAAGACTTTATTAAGAGAGCAGATGGTGGAAGAGTAAATAATATAGATATTAAAGATGTTTTAGATACTGTAGAAGAAGATTTATTGTGGCATGAAAGAATTAATCATTACAGTGTTTCTGATGTTAGAAATATTTTTAATGAACTTATTCACTACAGAAAGAAGTTCAAGAAGAAAATGATTAACATGGAGGAGGTGGATAGGATAGTCCTATCTGCCTTATATGACATGGATGCTACATCGATTGATGGAGATGCTGATTGTTATATATTTTATAAAAATATAATAGAATTGCATGGTGGAATCAATCAAAAGAATTATGCAACAGATATAAAAGAATTACTTTGTAAAGTCTTTTATGATAATGGCGGAGAACTCATGCACAGCGTGATTAATCAAGGGGTATTTAATGAATTCGAGAAACTGATGTGGACTTGCTACATATTAGATTTTTTTAATAAATTAAATGGAGACAATGTCAAAAAGGTTATAGGATTAGAATTTGTCAAAGTAGAGGCCTTTGAAAGATATTATAAAGACTTGGTTACACAGGTTAAGATTATCGAAAAGAAAGACAAGAAATTATTTGTCTCTATGAAAGATAGAGCGGAAAAGTGGGTATTGGATTCAGGAATAGACCTGTATTCTGTAGAACAGAACCACATACAATTTATTAAAGAAAATATTACTTCTTATATTTGCGTTTTAGATGGGATTAGAAATATAATAAAGGAGTTTAATATTGAAGGACTAAAAAAAGTTTTTAAATACGGCTTGGAAAATCTTCAGGAAGTAAAGGAAACACTAAAAGATATACCTTATACTACTGAAAATACAAATAAGGTTAAGAGTTTTTTTAATGATTTTGTTGAACTTATGTCTCTAGTAGAATCAATTGAAAAAGATTCTGTTAGAATCACTAGTTTAAATCTATATACGGATTGGGTGGACTTATATAGAGATAAACTGTCAAATTTACAGTATCTACTAAGTAAAATTAGATTTTCTGACGAATGGAATATAATCGAGAAGGGGAGATATGCTGCTTTAGATAGAAGAATTAGCAATCTTTTAAACAAGTTTAGAAAAACTTTTGCGGAATTTTATATTAAAAATTATAAGTCCTGGATATCATCTGATTATGGACCGTCGAGACCAATATTAAGCAGCGATATTGAGAAAATAGTAGATTTGAAAGATGATAAAATATTTATCATTATTTTTGATGGAATGAGATATGATGCATGGATTAATGTAGTTTATAAGTATTTTAAAGATATTTTGTTAAACCGTGAAACAAGTATTAAATCATCTTTTTCACTTTTGCCGTCTATTACAGCGATATCTAGAGAAGCCATATACAGGAATATTATAGATAATAATAAAGAGAATGTAACTTATGTGACTAAATCTGAATCTTATTTAAAGCAGGATGATATCGAAGGGAACTTGCTCCTAGATAAAAAGATTAATATTTTTATATATAATATGTTTGATAAAGACGGGCATAGGGCTACAGAGGATTTATATTTGTTTTATGCTAAGCAGGAAAAAGTTTTTGAAAATAGTATAAAGACACTTATTAACAAGATACCTGATAATGCAAGTGTAGTAATAGCAGCAGACCACGGCATGATGCGTGTAGATGAATATATAAATATTAAAGATGTAGATGGCTTAACAACTGTGAAACCAAGATTTTTAGAATCAAAACACTATATAGAACTTGAAGATGGTATAACACTTGATAACTATATATTATCCTATACTAACAGAGGATATTTCATTGGTGGAGGAGAAAAGGATTTTTACAGTCATGGTGGGTGCAGTATTGAAGAAGTAATTATTCCTTTTATATATGCCAGGCCATTACCAAGTAGTAAGTTTACTTCGTATACAGTAACTAAAACAATAGATAGTACCGGAGAAACAGTAATCTTTCATGATGGCAAAAAATTGAAATTGCCATTCAAAATTAATGATAAAGAACATGTATTTTTAACCAATTTATATAGATTTAATTCTCTTAATACAAAAGATATTGAAAAAATATTTAAGAATCAATTTGGGAATGCAGGATTGATTGATGGTATGTTGAGAAGATTTATAAAGAAATTGCAAGGGGCAGGAATTAAAATAATAGATACAACATCAGCAGGGGAGTTTATTGTTTATAAAATTAATACTGAAAATCTCTTTGGAGGTGGATGGAATGAGTGA